The genomic window GACGTCGCCCAGGTGCTGTTCGTGCGTTCGGGGCCGGGTCGACGCCGGTGTCGTTGAGGATCTCCCACACGGTGGAGGCGGCGACCTTGACTCCGAGGACGAGTAGTTCGCTGCGGATGCGGCGGTAGCCCCAGTTGCTGTTCTCTCCGACGCCAGGCGCAGTACCGGGGTGCGGATCGACCGGATCGTGCGTGGCCGTCCGGTCCGGCGGGGCCGGGACCGTCGGGCGATCAGATCGCGGTGCCAGAGCAGCACCGTGTCCGGGCGCACCGGCAGCCGGAGCTGGTTCAGCACCGGTCGGGGTAGTGGGTGCAGCAGAGCGGCCGGCCACGCCCGATCCGCGGGAGCGAACCGGACCCGGTCGCCACCGAGCTGCCGTTCGAGGACCATGATCTGGTGCCGAAGGGCCAGGATCTCGGTGTCCTTGTCACGGTCGCTCATCGGCACCAGCCGCAACAGAGCCAGAGCGTTGGTCACACCGAGATAGGCCAGTCGCAGCAACACAACCGATCATCCTCGCGGAGCAGGACGCATCGAGCATCACGGAGGTCCGGTCGCTGAAACCGGCTCCTCGGATCAGGCCCGCGCGTCGGTGATCGAGATAGCTGTGAACAGGGCGGATGAGGTTTCGGCACCCGCAACGCCAGGCGCAGCAACATGAGTCAACATCCTCGCGTAGTCACCGAGGACGATTCAGGGGACACCAGAGCAGCCATGATCACCAGCCTGCCAGAACGCACCCTGACCAGCGCGGATGTTTTTCGGCAGGTGCAGGGTCGACGACCTCACATGATCTCCACTACCATCGCGCGGATGATCGCCGCAGAGCAGAAGATTTCCGGCGGTACGGCCACCGCTCCCGGCGTCGCCGCGTTGACGGACGCCGCCACCGGAGGCGACGTCGACCGTGTCCTGGAGCTTCTCGCGATCATGGACGACCCGGCCAGACGTGCAGCGCGCCGGCCGCTGGACGTGGCACAGAAGACCATGGCCGCGGACGCTCCGTGGGAGGTGCGTACCGCCGTTGCGTTCGCCGCCCTCGGTTGCCGTACCACCCCCGCTGAGGCTGCGAAAGACCTGGTCACCCTCTGGCGGCGTCACCGTTATTGGTCCGGCTGGGCCGGCCGGCAACTGAACGCTTTCACCGGCCGGGGCCCCGCATGGCTCGCCGACACCGGGCGGCGAGTGGCCGCCGCCGTTCCGGTACGCCGCCCGGTCGACTGGCGGATCACCGGCCACGACAACGCGACGCTCTATCGTGTGGCCCGGGAACTACTGTGGATGGCGGGCGCCGAACCTGAGGCCGGCGACGGCTACGTGCTCGAATGGGCGCTCAGCAAACAGCACCGGGAGGGTGAGCTGTGCCTGGCCCCCCACGTGCGCGTCCACCGCAGCACCTATCAGGAGTCCATGGCCCAGGCGTTTAGGACCGACCCGTACACCACCGCATTTCTTCCCCGGGTCTTCGCTCTTGCCGGCTTCTCGACGTATCTCAACGACTCCGAGCACTGGCGCGCGCAGCTGATCGCCCTGACCGAGACCGGCGAGGTGGCCCGCGCGACCCTGATCGACCGCTGTGTCGAAGGGCTGATGAGTGGCGGCCGGGTGCCCGAGATCCGGGGCTTCCAGAAGCTGCTGGCAGAGGTCGATCCGACCGAGGACGAACTCGCTGAACGGGCCGCGGACTGGGCCGGCCTGGCAGGGCGTGCCGACGCGCCGACCGCCGGCCGTGCCCTCGAATCACTGCGCCGGCTGCGGGACGCCGGACGGCTCGACACCGGGCTGCTGGCCGAGACGTCGTACGCCGTGCTGTCCCGGCCGGAGAAGACGCTGGTCCGCAGCCATCTGAAACTGCTCGCCGAAGCCCTTCGCCGGACCCCGGAGGACGCCGCCGACCTGCTTCCGCCGATCGCCACCGCGTTCGGGCACACCGACACCACCGTGCAGGAACAGGCGTGGAAGCTGGTGGCCCAGCACCTCACGGCCGTCGGTGACGCTGTCCGCGGCGAACTCGCCGATGCCCTCCCGGGGCTGACGCCCGACCTGCGCGACCGAGCCGCCGCCGTCCTCGGCACACCGGCGACCGCGACCGAGTCGCAGACCCCGCCGATAGTGGTGTCCGCACCGCTCCCGGTGACTGTCGCGTCCGGTGGCGCGGCCGAGGCGGTCGAGGAGATCGCCGCCCTGCTCAGCGCCCGGCGGCCGGTACCGGTCGACCGCGAGCGGGCGGTCGACGGCCTGATCCGGGCCGCCTACCGGGACCGGGCGGCACTGGCCGAACACCTGGTTCCCGTGGTCCGCCGCCAGAGCTGGATTCCTGCCGGACTGTACGAGCTGCTCAAGGCAGCCCTGGGGGAGATGACAGTCGATGAGGTGCCGGTCGGCCCGAGAGGCATGGCCGGGCGCTCCGATCACGCGCGCTGCATCCCGTGCCTGTACGAATACCTGCTTGAGGCGCGGTGGTACGAGGCCGCGCGCCGGCTGCTGACCGAGCCGGTCCCGTTCCTGCTGGCCGCGCCCGGCTGGAGCAACGGCGCGCTCGACGCCGCCGTCCTGGTCGAACGTCTCACCGAGTACGCACGGCTGGGCCTGCATGCCGGGCACGTCGACCTCGACCAGGCGCTGCTGCGGGCCCGCCTGCCTGAGCCCGCGGCACGCGACAGGCTCGCAGCCGAAGCGGCCGCGATCGGTACACCCGACGGGGTACGGCTCGCCCGTTGGCTGGAATCCGGCGGCATCCACGCCGGCCGTGACAGCGGCCCCGACGTCGAAGCCCGCACCGCACGCCCCGACCTGCGGGAAGGATTCACCCCGGACTTCCGATACGCCCAGGCCCGCACCGCGCTACCCGCCCTGCGTGACGGCTTCACCCCGCACTTCCGGCATCTCGACCAGATCCTCGACTCCAACTGGCACTTCGGGACCGACTTTGCGTCACCCTCGCTTCCCGAGTGGATCGCCGTCGTCCCCGTGTTCCGCGAATATCTCGCCGACCAGCTCACCAACCCCCTGGATCACCCCCAGTCCCTCGACGACTACCTCTTCGACCTGCCGTTACTGATCGAGACGGACGGCCCCGCCGGTCACCGGCTCACCATGGTGTTCGCCGGTGCGATCGTCTCGGCTGGCACTGCACACCGGCCCGCCGCGGTTGACGCGCTGCTGCAGGCCGACGCGCGCGGCGAACTGGACGCGCAGTGGTGCGGCGAGGTGATCGGCCGATGGGCCACCCGGCGGGGCGAGATGTTCGACATCGTCGGTGTCCTGACCGACTTGGCGCATACCGGCGCACACCGCCCAGTGTGGAATATCCTGCGGGCACTGCTTCCAGCCTTGCTGGCCCTGCCCAAGCGCCCCCGCAAGCTCAGCGGCGTGCTGCTGCTGGCCGCCGATTGCGCTGTCCGGATCGGCGCGACCGGCGAGGTGCCCGGTTTGTCCGAGTTGGCCGCGGTCACCGCCGCCTCGCAGGCGGTGAAACAGGCCCGCCGACTGCGAGACGCCCTGGCCGCCGGCGTCGTAGCAACGTCGGGTAGCGTCATCTGAGCAGGGCGTCCATGGATGGAATGATCGGATCTCGGCGTGACGGACCTCCTCCTCTGCGATGATGAACGTCGATGCGCAGATTCCTACAATGTGGATGATCACGACACTTCGATGACACGAACGCTCGCCCGACTCGGTGTTGCGAGGCGCACGCCGACGATCTTGCCGTCGGCACCGAGGATCTCCTCGACCACGGTGTTCCACTCGACCTTGATCCTCTCGTTGTCGAGCGCGCGTTTCTGCATGACCTTGCTGATCAGATCGCGAATCGACTCCCTCAGGAGGCGGGGAGCAGGTCGGCGAGCAGCGCCTCGATGCGGGCCTTGATCTCGTCGCGGATCGGGCGGACGGAGTCGACGCCCTTGCCGGCGGGGTCTTCGAGTTTCCAGTCCTCGTAGCGTTTGCCGGGGAAGACGGGGCAGGCGTCGCCGCAGCCCATGGTGATGATGGCGTCGGATTCCTTGGCGGCGTCCCAGGTGAGTTTGGTGGGGGTCTGGTCGGTGATGTCGATGCCGACCTCCTTCATCGCCTCGACCGCGGCCGGGTTGATGGTCTCGGCGGGCTCGGAGCCGGCGGAGCGGACTTCGACCTTGTCGCCGGCGAGGTGGCGCAGCCAGCCGGCGGCCATCTGGGAGCGGCCGGCGTTGTGGACGCAGACGAACAGGACGGTGGGCTTGGTGTCACTCATGGTGGTTCCTATCAGTGGGTGGTGAGCTGGTTGAGCAGGGCTTGGACCCGGGTGTCGATCTCGTCGCGGACGGCGCTGATGCCGTCGAGGTCGTCGCCGGGCGGGTGGGGCAGGTCCCAGGTCTCGTATCGGGGTCCGGGGAGCCTGGGAACGGCTTCGCCACCACCGGCGATGACGACCACGTCGGCGCTCGTCAGGATCTCGGCGGTGATCGGCTTGGAGTAGGCGTCGTCGAGGGTGAGTCCGCGTTCGGCCAGCACGGCGGCGGCCGACTTCGACACCGTCGCGGCGGGCTGCGAGCCGGCGGAGTGCACCCGCACAGCACCGTCGGCGTGGTGGTCCATCAGGGCGGCGGCCGTCTGGGAGCGGCCGGCGTTGTGGATGCAGATGAACAGCACCGACGGCGTACGGTCGGCGTCGTCGGCCGGGGCCAGAGCGGTGAGCCGGTCGGCGGCGAACCGCTTGGTCAGTTCCGGCAGCCGGGAGTCGCCGAAGGCGGTGCGGTGCAGGGCGACGTAGGAGTCAGCGACGTAGCGAGCCACGGTGTCCGCCGAGTGGACGCCGTCGAAGCGGTCCGCCAGGTCTTTGGTGGTGGCCGCGAGTAGCGCCGGCGTGTCGACGGTGCTCATGCGCGGCGAACCGGGTCGGCGTCGTGCGCGACGACGACGGCGCCGGCGTTCTCGACGGCGTGCGGGTACAGCGCCAGCACCAGGCCTACCCCGAGCAGCAGGCCGACGAGCTGCGCAAAGACGAAGCCGGGCAACGAAGCCGGCGCAATGCCGGCGAAGGTGTCGGTGAACGCGCGGCCGACGGTGACGGCCGGGTTCGCGAAGCTGGTGCTGCTGGTGAACCAGTAGGCGGCGCCGATGTACGCGCCGACGGCGGCCGGTGCGACGGAGGCCCGGCCGGACCGGACCAGCGCGGAGATCAGCAGGAGCAGGCCGACGACGGCGACGATCTCGCCGAGCCACAGGTGGCCGGCGGCGCGTTCTTTCGTCGACATCGTGACCGGGGCCAGGTCGAACATCAGGTTGGCCAGGATTGAACCGGCGATGGCACCGAGGGTCTGCGCGACGGCGTACCCGCCGAGGTCGGGGAGGGTGAGGCCGGTGCCGGTGCGGCGGCCGAGAAACCAGTCGGCGGCCGACACGACCGGGTTGAAGTGGGCGCCGGAGACCGGGCCGAAGGTCAGGATCAGCGCGCCGAGTGCGAACGCGGTCGCGACCGAGTTCTCCAGCAGCTGCAGGCCCACGTCATCGGGTGACAGCTCGACCGCCATGATGCCGGAGCCGACGACGGCGGTGACCAGCAGCGCGGTGCCGAGGAACTCGGCGAGCAGCCGCCGCCACAAAGTGATCTGGTGCATGAGAGTGGTGTGACTCCGGGTCGTCTCGGTTGGATGGTGAGGTCAGCTGGCGGGGATGGCGAACTGGTCGAGCAGCGTGCGGAC from Actinoplanes derwentensis includes these protein-coding regions:
- a CDS encoding aquaporin, yielding MHQITLWRRLLAEFLGTALLVTAVVGSGIMAVELSPDDVGLQLLENSVATAFALGALILTFGPVSGAHFNPVVSAADWFLGRRTGTGLTLPDLGGYAVAQTLGAIAGSILANLMFDLAPVTMSTKERAAGHLWLGEIVAVVGLLLLISALVRSGRASVAPAAVGAYIGAAYWFTSSTSFANPAVTVGRAFTDTFAGIAPASLPGFVFAQLVGLLLGVGLVLALYPHAVENAGAVVVAHDADPVRRA
- a CDS encoding arsenate-mycothiol transferase ArsC yields the protein MSTVDTPALLAATTKDLADRFDGVHSADTVARYVADSYVALHRTAFGDSRLPELTKRFAADRLTALAPADDADRTPSVLFICIHNAGRSQTAAALMDHHADGAVRVHSAGSQPAATVSKSAAAVLAERGLTLDDAYSKPITAEILTSADVVVIAGGGEAVPRLPGPRYETWDLPHPPGDDLDGISAVRDEIDTRVQALLNQLTTH
- a CDS encoding arsenate reductase ArsC; amino-acid sequence: MSDTKPTVLFVCVHNAGRSQMAAGWLRHLAGDKVEVRSAGSEPAETINPAAVEAMKEVGIDITDQTPTKLTWDAAKESDAIITMGCGDACPVFPGKRYEDWKLEDPAGKGVDSVRPIRDEIKARIEALLADLLPAS
- a CDS encoding DUF6493 family protein, whose translation is MIAAEQKISGGTATAPGVAALTDAATGGDVDRVLELLAIMDDPARRAARRPLDVAQKTMAADAPWEVRTAVAFAALGCRTTPAEAAKDLVTLWRRHRYWSGWAGRQLNAFTGRGPAWLADTGRRVAAAVPVRRPVDWRITGHDNATLYRVARELLWMAGAEPEAGDGYVLEWALSKQHREGELCLAPHVRVHRSTYQESMAQAFRTDPYTTAFLPRVFALAGFSTYLNDSEHWRAQLIALTETGEVARATLIDRCVEGLMSGGRVPEIRGFQKLLAEVDPTEDELAERAADWAGLAGRADAPTAGRALESLRRLRDAGRLDTGLLAETSYAVLSRPEKTLVRSHLKLLAEALRRTPEDAADLLPPIATAFGHTDTTVQEQAWKLVAQHLTAVGDAVRGELADALPGLTPDLRDRAAAVLGTPATATESQTPPIVVSAPLPVTVASGGAAEAVEEIAALLSARRPVPVDRERAVDGLIRAAYRDRAALAEHLVPVVRRQSWIPAGLYELLKAALGEMTVDEVPVGPRGMAGRSDHARCIPCLYEYLLEARWYEAARRLLTEPVPFLLAAPGWSNGALDAAVLVERLTEYARLGLHAGHVDLDQALLRARLPEPAARDRLAAEAAAIGTPDGVRLARWLESGGIHAGRDSGPDVEARTARPDLREGFTPDFRYAQARTALPALRDGFTPHFRHLDQILDSNWHFGTDFASPSLPEWIAVVPVFREYLADQLTNPLDHPQSLDDYLFDLPLLIETDGPAGHRLTMVFAGAIVSAGTAHRPAAVDALLQADARGELDAQWCGEVIGRWATRRGEMFDIVGVLTDLAHTGAHRPVWNILRALLPALLALPKRPRKLSGVLLLAADCAVRIGATGEVPGLSELAAVTAASQAVKQARRLRDALAAGVVATSGSVI